In Acomys russatus chromosome 9, mAcoRus1.1, whole genome shotgun sequence, the following are encoded in one genomic region:
- the LOC127193862 gene encoding testin-2-like, giving the protein MTPILFLAILGLGVVLAAPELDPRLDDEWHAWKAEHNRTYTVNEERSRRVVWENNMKIIELHNQEYLKGKHNFTMRMNAFGDLTNTEFIKMLTGFQTQKLNRLEAFGKFLLHDIPKAVNWKEQGHVTPVKDQGYCGSSWAFSATGALEGQMFRKTGELVPLSEQNLIDCSVSYGNQGCHGGFMQYAFQYVKDNGSLATEGFYPYEGQEGSCRYNVEKSTASVRDFVQITASEEALMYAVAKVGPISAAIDASHSSFRFYDSGMYYEPNCRKVLLNHAVLVVAYGYEGAESDDIKYWLIKNSWGEKWGMEGYMKIHKDWNNHCGIATYATYPIM; this is encoded by the exons ATGACTCCTATTTTATTCCTGGCTATCCTTGGTTTGGGAGTGGTCTTAGCTGCCCCAGAACTTGATCCACGGTTAGATGATGAATGGCATGCATGGAAGGCAGAACACAACAGAACATACACAGTG aatGAAGAAAGATCAAGGAGAGTGGTATgggaaaataatatgaaaattattGAACTGCACAACCAGGAATACCTTAAGGGGAAACACAACTTCACCATGAGAATGAATGCCTTTGGTGACTTG actaatACAGAATTCATTAAAATGCTGACTGGCTTTCAAACCCAGAAACTCAACAGGTTGGAGGCATTTGGAAAATTTCTTTTGCATGATATCCCTAAGGCTGTGAATTGGAAAGAACAAGGCCATGTGACTCCTGTGAAGGATCAG gGTTACTGTGGCTCTAGTTGGGCTTTTAGTGCAACTGGGGCCCTAGAAGGACAAATGTTCCGGAAAACAGGTGAACTGGTCCCTCTGAGTGAACAGAATCTAATTGACTGCTCCGTGTCTTATGGCAACCAAGGATGCCATGGTGGCTTCATGCAGTATGCATTCCAGTATGTGAAGGATAATGGTAGCCTGGCAACTGAGGGGTTCTATCCGTATGAAGGACAG GAAGGATCTTGCAGGTACAATGTTGAGAAGTCCACTGCTAGTGTCAGAGACTTTGTGCAAATCACAGCAAGTGAGGAAGCCCTTATGTATGCTGTGGCAAAAGTGGGGCCCATCTCTGCTGCAATTGATGCGAGCCACAGTTCCTTCCGGTTCTATGACAGTG gcATGTATTATGAGCCAAATTGTAGAAAAGTTCTCCTAAATCATGCTGTATTGGTGGTTGCCTATGGCTATGAAGGAGCAGAATCAGATGATATTAAATACTGGCTGATAAAAAACAG CTGGGGTGAAAAATGGGGCATGGAGGGCTACATGAAAATCCACAAAGACTGGAACAACCACTGTGGAATTGCTACTTATGCCACATACCCCATTATGTGA